One Egicoccus halophilus genomic region harbors:
- the hisB gene encoding imidazoleglycerol-phosphate dehydratase HisB: MSTRVGRVARDTKETKIEVEVDLDGSGTVDVTTGVPFFDHMLDQLGRHGRLDLTVHAQGDLEIDEHHTTEDVGIALGQALAEAWGDRAGVERFGDSQVPIDEALTRVAVDLSGRPFLVWDVTPPVKTIGTFEVHLLKHFFEALVANARITVHVHNVSGENTHHVYESVFKAFAVALRRAVAVTGSGAVPSTKGVLQ, encoded by the coding sequence GTGAGCACCCGCGTCGGTCGCGTCGCCCGCGACACCAAGGAGACCAAGATCGAGGTCGAGGTCGACCTCGACGGTTCGGGCACGGTCGACGTCACCACCGGCGTGCCGTTCTTCGACCACATGCTCGACCAGCTCGGCCGGCACGGCCGGCTCGACCTGACCGTCCACGCGCAGGGCGACCTCGAGATCGACGAGCACCACACCACCGAGGACGTCGGGATCGCGCTGGGCCAGGCGCTGGCCGAGGCGTGGGGCGACCGCGCCGGCGTCGAGCGGTTCGGGGACTCGCAGGTCCCGATCGACGAGGCCCTCACCCGCGTCGCCGTCGACCTGTCGGGTCGGCCCTTCCTCGTGTGGGACGTCACCCCGCCGGTCAAGACCATCGGCACGTTCGAGGTCCACCTGCTCAAGCACTTCTTCGAGGCGCTGGTCGCCAACGCCCGCATCACGGTGCACGTGCACAACGTCTCGGGCGAGAACACCCACCACGTCTACGAGTCGGTGTTCAAGGCCTTCGCCGTCGCGTTGCGGCGTGCGGTCGCGGTCACCGGTTCGGGCGCGGTGCCGTCCACCAAGGGTGTGCTGCAGTGA
- the hisH gene encoding imidazole glycerol phosphate synthase subunit HisH, translated as MTAPGGGPGTTDRRPRLAVLDYDAGNVRSAKRGFDAAGADAFVTGDPEQAAAADALVVPGVGHFASCLASLRRSGLHALLEDWIASGRPVFGICVGMQLLYEASDEGDEPGLGLLTGRVERFPAGAVVPHMGWDLLHAADAHDGDPLLAGVAGERVYYVHSYYAVPTDEEPVVGRTAYGGVDFPSLVRQASVVGTQFHPEKSGEIGRRLLANWVATLPT; from the coding sequence GTGACCGCCCCCGGTGGTGGGCCGGGCACGACCGACCGTCGCCCGCGCCTGGCCGTGCTCGACTACGACGCCGGCAACGTCCGCTCCGCCAAGCGTGGCTTCGACGCGGCCGGCGCCGACGCGTTCGTGACCGGCGACCCGGAGCAGGCCGCGGCGGCCGACGCGCTGGTCGTGCCCGGCGTCGGCCACTTCGCGTCCTGCCTGGCCTCGCTGCGACGGTCCGGCCTGCACGCGCTGCTCGAGGACTGGATCGCCTCCGGCCGCCCGGTGTTCGGCATCTGCGTCGGGATGCAGTTGCTCTACGAGGCGTCCGACGAGGGCGACGAACCCGGCCTCGGACTGCTCACCGGTCGGGTCGAACGCTTCCCCGCCGGCGCGGTGGTGCCCCACATGGGTTGGGACCTGCTGCACGCCGCCGACGCCCACGACGGCGACCCGCTGCTGGCCGGGGTGGCCGGCGAGCGGGTCTACTACGTCCACTCCTACTACGCGGTGCCGACCGACGAGGAACCGGTCGTCGGTCGCACCGCCTACGGTGGGGTCGACTTCCCCAGCCTGGTCCGCCAGGCCAGCGTGGTCGGCACCCAGTTCCACCCGGAGAAGTCCGGCGAGATCGGCCGGCGACTGCTGGCCAACTGGGTCGCGACCCTGCCGACCTGA
- the hisA gene encoding 1-(5-phosphoribosyl)-5-[(5-phosphoribosylamino)methylideneamino]imidazole-4-carboxamide isomerase — MLTLYPAVDIKDGRAVRLTQGRADEETVYDADPVAAARRFADAGTPWLHVVDLDAAFTGEPRNRSLIEGIVEATGCKVQASGGVRTLADVEASLAYGAERVVIGTMALSRPEFVAEVLDAVGPRIAVGLDARGTTLQARGWTEEAGDLFAAIERFSAMGVPRFVYTDVAKDGMLQGPNVEMLTKVADATDASVTASGGVSTLDDLRVLADCHPRVDAAIVGKALYSGAFTLEEALAAVGGGAA, encoded by the coding sequence GTGCTGACCCTGTATCCGGCCGTCGACATCAAGGACGGCCGCGCCGTCCGCCTCACCCAGGGCCGCGCCGACGAGGAGACCGTCTACGACGCCGACCCCGTCGCGGCCGCCCGCCGGTTCGCCGACGCCGGCACGCCGTGGCTGCACGTGGTCGACCTCGACGCCGCGTTCACCGGCGAGCCGCGCAACCGCTCCCTGATCGAGGGCATCGTCGAGGCGACGGGCTGCAAGGTGCAGGCGTCGGGAGGCGTGCGCACGCTCGCCGACGTCGAGGCGTCGCTGGCCTACGGCGCGGAGCGGGTCGTGATCGGCACGATGGCCCTGTCGCGACCCGAGTTCGTCGCCGAGGTGCTCGACGCGGTCGGGCCCCGCATCGCGGTGGGGCTCGACGCGCGCGGCACCACGCTGCAGGCACGCGGCTGGACCGAGGAGGCGGGCGACCTGTTCGCCGCCATCGAGCGGTTCTCCGCCATGGGCGTGCCGCGCTTCGTCTACACCGACGTCGCCAAGGACGGGATGCTGCAGGGCCCCAACGTCGAGATGCTGACGAAGGTGGCCGACGCGACCGACGCCTCGGTCACCGCGTCGGGTGGCGTGAGCACCCTCGACGACCTGCGGGTCCTGGCCGACTGCCACCCGCGGGTCGACGCCGCGATCGT
- the hisD gene encoding histidinol dehydrogenase: MARLSVLDLRGDRSDPRDRLPRPRTDLAAAREAVDATLGAVRDRGDAALRELTARFDGQDVDDLVVPREVLHESLERLDPRLRAALERSIAQVRWYHERCRPLDWEDHLDGVRMGVWHRPVSRAGVYVPGGKAVYPSTVIMTVVPAQVAGVDEIVLCTPPTGTGFTGITSGEHDGWPNRTILATAALLGVDRVVRVGGAQAVAAMAYGTDAVPACDMVVGPGNLYVSLAKQQLAAQGLIGIDGYAGPTEVAIVADHTADPRIVAADLVGQAEHDELVVALLITTEAALVDPVEAALEREVPRARHAERIETALRNQGTVALVDDLDQAVAVAEAFAAEHLEIHTEDAGKVAERVRYAGTTFIGPWTPVSVGDYGAGPNHTLPTSGTARFTGGLTTSSFLVPVNYVEYTEEQLRDFADAVGALAHSEDLPAHARAVDVRFEPPLAEDRSR, translated from the coding sequence ATGGCCCGACTCTCCGTCCTCGACCTGCGCGGCGACCGGTCCGACCCGCGCGACCGGCTGCCGCGCCCACGGACCGACCTCGCGGCCGCGCGTGAGGCCGTCGACGCCACGCTGGGCGCCGTCCGTGACCGCGGGGACGCAGCGCTGCGCGAGCTGACGGCCCGTTTCGACGGCCAGGACGTCGACGATCTCGTGGTCCCGCGCGAGGTCCTGCACGAGTCGCTCGAGCGCCTCGACCCCCGGCTGCGCGCCGCGCTCGAACGGTCGATCGCCCAGGTCCGCTGGTACCACGAGCGTTGCCGCCCGCTGGACTGGGAGGACCACCTCGACGGCGTGCGCATGGGGGTGTGGCACCGACCGGTGTCGCGCGCCGGCGTGTACGTCCCGGGCGGCAAGGCCGTGTACCCGTCGACGGTCATCATGACGGTCGTCCCGGCGCAGGTCGCCGGCGTCGACGAGATCGTGCTGTGCACGCCACCGACCGGCACCGGCTTCACCGGCATCACCTCGGGGGAGCACGACGGCTGGCCCAACCGCACCATCCTTGCCACGGCGGCGCTGCTCGGCGTCGACCGCGTCGTCCGCGTCGGTGGCGCCCAGGCCGTCGCCGCGATGGCGTACGGCACCGACGCCGTCCCGGCCTGCGACATGGTGGTCGGCCCCGGCAACCTGTACGTCTCGCTGGCCAAGCAGCAGCTGGCCGCGCAGGGCCTGATCGGCATCGACGGCTACGCCGGACCGACCGAGGTCGCGATCGTGGCCGACCACACCGCCGACCCGCGCATCGTGGCGGCGGACCTGGTCGGGCAGGCCGAGCACGACGAGCTGGTCGTCGCCCTGCTCATCACCACCGAGGCCGCCCTCGTCGACCCGGTCGAGGCCGCGCTGGAGCGCGAGGTTCCCCGGGCCCGCCACGCCGAGCGCATCGAGACCGCGCTGCGCAACCAGGGCACCGTCGCGCTGGTCGACGACCTCGACCAGGCCGTCGCGGTGGCCGAGGCGTTCGCCGCCGAACACCTCGAGATCCACACCGAGGACGCCGGCAAGGTCGCCGAGCGGGTCCGCTACGCCGGTACCACCTTCATCGGCCCGTGGACGCCGGTCTCGGTCGGCGACTACGGCGCCGGACCGAACCACACCCTGCCGACCTCCGGCACGGCCCGGTTCACCGGCGGGCTGACCACCTCGTCGTTCCTCGTGCCGGTCAACTACGTCGAGTACACCGAGGAGCAGCTGCGCGACTTCGCCGACGCCGTCGGCGCCCTCGCACACAGCGAGGACCTACCCGCCCACGCCCGCGCCGTCGATGTGCGTTTCGAGCCGCCGCTGGCCGAGGACCGGTCGCGATGA
- a CDS encoding L,D-transpeptidase family protein → MSTTTTDRRRPSTRLLVLAGVVVVLVGVLGALGVATVAWGDQLRDEGRLLPGTTIASVAVGGSTTEEAVEAVRDHLDARLDREIDLTDGTSTWTTSARDLGGVADVEAAVAAARSHTEQAGFGELARVRWTNGSADFSTDVGIDVPDEGIEDFVATVAGDIDRDPVDATASWGDGHVVVSEAITGRTLERDAAAQTVRELLDGDGDTAELTVATIDPQVSTGLVQQVADAVDEAAVTATGHAVTVSLDGETRTVTPAELGAETDVQRVLADALATATRSGTVAVDPVGIELDDEALTGVVDDLAEGKEVAGRDAEITYADGALRVVAERTGVSVNRSEARERLRAALAGDGEAVELEFVTTAPSVTADSFGTVLLLDQSARKLHLYNGADRQRTWTVAVGTNNSPTPTGTYVVGAKRFEPTWVNPAPDRWGADMPERIGPGPSNPLGLRALNWNTRSGRDTLIRFHGTPNESSIGSASSNGCVRMYNSDVIDLYDLVPSGTTIVSVA, encoded by the coding sequence ATGAGCACCACCACGACCGACCGTCGACGTCCGAGCACCCGACTGCTCGTGCTGGCCGGCGTGGTCGTGGTGCTCGTCGGGGTGCTCGGGGCGTTGGGGGTCGCCACCGTCGCCTGGGGCGATCAGTTGCGCGACGAGGGACGTCTGCTGCCGGGGACCACCATTGCGAGCGTGGCCGTCGGTGGCAGCACCACCGAGGAGGCGGTCGAGGCGGTCCGCGACCACCTCGACGCCCGACTCGACCGCGAGATCGATCTCACCGACGGCACGAGTACCTGGACCACCTCCGCCCGCGACCTCGGGGGCGTCGCCGATGTCGAGGCCGCCGTCGCCGCCGCCCGCAGCCACACCGAGCAGGCCGGGTTCGGCGAACTCGCCCGCGTGCGCTGGACCAACGGCAGCGCCGACTTCTCCACCGACGTCGGGATCGACGTCCCCGACGAGGGCATCGAGGACTTCGTCGCGACCGTGGCGGGCGACATCGACCGCGACCCCGTCGACGCCACCGCCTCCTGGGGCGACGGGCACGTCGTCGTGAGCGAGGCCATCACCGGTCGTACGCTGGAACGTGACGCGGCCGCGCAGACCGTCCGCGAGCTGCTCGACGGGGACGGCGACACCGCCGAACTCACCGTTGCCACCATCGATCCGCAGGTCTCCACCGGCCTGGTCCAGCAGGTGGCCGACGCCGTCGACGAGGCGGCCGTCACCGCCACCGGCCACGCGGTCACGGTGAGCCTCGACGGTGAGACCCGCACCGTCACCCCCGCCGAGCTCGGCGCCGAGACCGACGTGCAACGTGTCCTCGCCGACGCCCTGGCCACCGCGACCCGCTCCGGCACGGTCGCCGTCGACCCCGTCGGAATCGAGCTCGACGACGAGGCGCTGACCGGTGTCGTCGACGACCTCGCGGAGGGCAAGGAGGTCGCCGGCCGCGACGCGGAGATCACCTATGCGGACGGTGCGCTGCGGGTCGTCGCGGAACGCACCGGGGTCAGCGTCAACCGTTCCGAGGCGCGCGAGCGGCTCCGCGCCGCGCTGGCCGGTGACGGCGAGGCGGTCGAACTCGAGTTCGTCACCACCGCGCCGAGCGTCACGGCCGACAGCTTCGGGACCGTCCTGCTGCTCGACCAGTCGGCCCGAAAGCTGCACCTGTACAACGGTGCCGATCGCCAACGGACCTGGACCGTCGCCGTCGGGACGAACAACAGCCCGACGCCGACCGGGACCTACGTCGTCGGCGCCAAGCGGTTCGAGCCCACCTGGGTCAACCCCGCCCCCGACCGGTGGGGCGCCGACATGCCCGAGCGCATCGGTCCCGGCCCCAGCAACCCGCTCGGGCTCCGCGCGTTGAACTGGAACACGCGCAGCGGCCGCGACACCCTGATCCGCTTCCATGGCACGCCCAACGAATCGTCCATCGGCAGCGCGTCCTCCAACGGGTGCGTCCGGATGTACAACTCGGACGTCATCGATCTCTACGACCTGGTGCCCTCCGGGACCACCATCGTGTCGGTCGCCTGA
- the hisC gene encoding histidinol-phosphate transaminase produces MTTSDAPCAVADRLPVRPDLAAVEPYGAPQLDVPVRLNTNETAEPPPPGFLPAVAERIVSLELNRYPDRPHRALREALAARLGLDAEQVWAANGSNEILLQLLQAYGGPERRVAYVRPGYSMYPELCRTALTPAVEVDLDDDFALTADVVTTIAATDPDLVLVPSPNNPVGTPVGRDAVRQLHARTRALVVVDEAYVEFGDADASVLPLLDELTRLVVVRTFSKAFRLAGLRLGYLAAADWVVQDVQKVRLPYHLDAVKQVTGLVALEQEEAFLGHRQRVADERDRVAAALRQLPGVQVWPSAANFLLLRTGVDDLFARLLERGVLVRDFSRRPRLVGCVRVTIGTADENDAFLTALRDVLA; encoded by the coding sequence ATGACGACCAGTGACGCCCCGTGCGCCGTGGCCGACCGGCTGCCGGTGCGGCCCGACCTCGCCGCCGTCGAGCCCTACGGCGCGCCGCAGCTGGACGTGCCCGTCCGGCTCAACACCAACGAGACCGCCGAGCCGCCGCCGCCCGGGTTCCTGCCGGCGGTCGCCGAGCGGATCGTCTCGCTCGAGCTCAACCGGTACCCGGACCGGCCCCACCGGGCCCTGCGCGAGGCGCTGGCGGCCCGGCTCGGGCTGGACGCCGAGCAGGTGTGGGCCGCCAACGGCTCGAACGAGATCCTGCTGCAGCTGCTGCAGGCCTACGGCGGGCCGGAGCGACGTGTCGCCTACGTGCGGCCCGGCTACTCGATGTACCCGGAACTGTGCCGCACCGCCCTCACCCCGGCCGTCGAGGTCGATCTCGACGACGACTTCGCGCTCACGGCCGACGTCGTCACCACCATCGCGGCCACGGACCCCGACCTGGTGCTGGTGCCGAGCCCGAACAACCCGGTCGGCACGCCGGTCGGTCGCGACGCGGTCCGTCAGTTGCACGCGCGCACCCGGGCGCTGGTCGTCGTCGACGAGGCCTACGTCGAGTTCGGCGACGCGGACGCGTCCGTGCTGCCGCTGCTCGACGAGCTCACGCGGCTGGTGGTCGTGCGCACCTTCTCGAAGGCGTTCCGGCTGGCCGGGCTGCGGCTCGGCTACCTCGCCGCCGCCGACTGGGTGGTGCAGGACGTGCAGAAGGTCCGCCTGCCCTACCACCTCGACGCGGTCAAGCAGGTGACCGGCCTGGTCGCGCTCGAGCAGGAGGAGGCGTTCCTCGGCCACCGCCAGCGCGTCGCCGACGAGCGCGACCGCGTCGCCGCGGCGCTGCGACAGCTGCCCGGCGTGCAGGTGTGGCCGTCCGCCGCCAACTTCCTGCTGCTGCGCACCGGCGTCGACGACCTGTTCGCGCGGCTGCTCGAGCGTGGGGTGCTGGTGCGCGACTTCTCGCGCCGTCCCCGGCTCGTCGGCTGCGTCCGCGTCACCATCGGCACCGCCGACGAGAACGACGCGTTCCTCACCGCGCTGCGCGACGTCCTCGCCTGA